Proteins encoded by one window of Funiculus sociatus GB2-C1:
- a CDS encoding sugar phosphate nucleotidyltransferase, translated as MKQRQVIGLLPAGGQATRISPLPVSKELYPIGFRRVEDNSLRPKVVCHYLLEKMRLAGITKAYTVLRPGKWDIPAYFGDGSMLNMNMGYLIISLPFGAAYTLDQAYPFVQDAVVAMGFPDILFQPDDAFVRLLARLEASNADIVLGLFPTEEPQKAGMVDFDAAGRVYKVIEKPPQSQLRYMWGIAVWTPVFTQFMHEHLAAIQALSSLVPQLELPIGDVIQAGIDNGLRVEAEAFPEGTYLDIGTPPDLVRAVRLFAAEEI; from the coding sequence ATGAAACAGCGGCAAGTAATTGGACTGCTACCAGCAGGAGGACAAGCAACGCGAATTTCCCCTTTACCAGTTAGCAAAGAATTGTATCCGATTGGATTTCGCCGCGTGGAGGATAACAGCTTACGCCCCAAAGTCGTTTGCCATTACCTACTGGAAAAGATGCGGCTGGCAGGTATTACCAAGGCTTACACCGTGTTGCGTCCGGGTAAGTGGGATATTCCTGCCTACTTTGGCGATGGCTCCATGCTAAACATGAACATGGGCTATTTAATTATCAGTTTGCCTTTCGGTGCAGCTTACACTCTGGATCAAGCCTATCCCTTTGTGCAAGATGCTGTTGTAGCAATGGGTTTTCCTGACATTCTTTTTCAGCCGGATGATGCTTTTGTACGGTTACTCGCACGCCTTGAGGCTAGTAATGCCGATATTGTCTTGGGATTATTCCCTACGGAAGAGCCGCAAAAAGCTGGTATGGTTGATTTTGATGCCGCCGGACGAGTATACAAGGTGATCGAAAAACCACCACAGAGTCAACTGCGATATATGTGGGGTATTGCAGTTTGGACACCAGTTTTTACACAGTTTATGCACGAGCATCTGGCTGCTATCCAGGCACTCAGTAGTTTAGTACCACAGCTAGAGTTGCCGATTGGGGATGTGATTCAGGCTGGAATTGACAATGGTTTGCGGGTAGAAGCAGAGGCGTTTCCAGAGGGTACATATTTGGATATTGGCACGCCACCGGATTTAGTTCGCGCAGTTCGCCTCTTTGCTGCTGAGGAAATTTAA
- a CDS encoding MASE1 domain-containing protein — MSQPRLWRYLATVAVLAAIYFVTGKIVFSIPSISTAAAPLFPPAGISQAALFLFGRGIWPGVALGDFFISLGGGQPWYMALGMAFIPSLQAIAGATLLRRMGLHPSLESLRDVLALVALSALLPTIIGPTLGVTILCWSGFETWSKFAAIWWTWWVGNAMGVLILAPVVLTWFRGEQRRVRSRWHQITLQPRRVIEAVVLCLMLLGISWAVFGSSTKIVSDRYPIEYLPLPLVIWAAFRFGQRGTVLATLFVSSIAIWGASKGSGPFIGQTDNINQAILALQTFMGVEAITTLVLAATVTERKQTEIFLRQSEASLANAQRIAHLGSWDLDLVRQQLHWSDEHYRILGFSPKAFEPTVEIFLNSVHPDDQQRIKELLDAASFHNQPFSTDFRIILPDNQERIVQGSCETIQEPSGRIIRLIGTIQDISKQKRIEKALLESEAQLLELAHNLDQKVTERTLELEQKNEELARSLFLIQQTQQQLIQSEKMSSLGELVGGIAHEINNPINFIYGNIIHTSNYAQNLIDVLNLYQKYYPTPEKAIQAVSDTVELDFIIDDLPKVLSSMHNGAERIRQIVISLRNFSRLDESEMKPVNIHEGIDSTLLILQRRFKGRPGHPDIEVIKEYGKLPLVECYPGELNQVFLNILNNAIDALEQRMKDEGKMFINENYTNSVFTLEAYVLSISTQLLDNNRVQIQISDNGIGIKETAINKIFDPFFTTKEVGKGTGLGLSICYQIIVEKHKGQLKCLSGSGWTTFEINIPLRQCGQL, encoded by the coding sequence ATGTCCCAACCTCGGTTATGGCGATACCTAGCCACCGTCGCTGTACTCGCGGCTATCTACTTTGTTACCGGAAAAATAGTTTTTTCTATTCCCAGCATATCGACAGCTGCGGCACCGTTGTTTCCACCGGCAGGGATTAGCCAAGCGGCACTTTTTTTATTTGGTCGAGGTATATGGCCTGGAGTGGCGCTGGGCGATTTCTTTATTTCGCTTGGGGGGGGACAACCGTGGTATATGGCTTTGGGAATGGCATTTATCCCCAGTTTGCAAGCGATCGCTGGTGCTACACTGCTTCGTCGCATGGGCTTGCATCCCTCACTTGAGAGTCTGCGAGATGTTTTAGCATTAGTGGCGCTATCCGCGCTTTTGCCCACAATAATTGGCCCCACTTTGGGTGTCACCATCCTCTGCTGGAGCGGGTTTGAGACTTGGAGCAAGTTTGCCGCGATTTGGTGGACTTGGTGGGTAGGAAACGCGATGGGAGTGTTAATCCTAGCACCTGTAGTATTGACCTGGTTTAGGGGCGAACAACGCCGAGTGCGATCGCGCTGGCATCAAATAACCTTACAGCCCCGACGAGTTATTGAGGCAGTAGTATTGTGTTTGATGTTGCTGGGTATATCCTGGGCAGTATTCGGATCGTCTACCAAAATCGTGAGCGATCGCTACCCAATTGAGTACCTACCCTTACCTTTAGTCATTTGGGCTGCCTTCCGTTTTGGTCAACGCGGCACCGTATTGGCAACCCTGTTCGTCTCTAGTATCGCCATCTGGGGAGCCTCCAAAGGCAGCGGCCCCTTTATTGGACAGACAGATAATATCAACCAGGCGATCCTGGCTCTGCAAACCTTCATGGGGGTTGAAGCCATTACTACCCTCGTTCTGGCGGCAACAGTTACAGAACGCAAACAAACTGAGATTTTTCTGCGCCAGAGCGAGGCGAGTTTAGCCAATGCCCAACGCATCGCCCATCTAGGCAGCTGGGATTTGGATCTGGTTAGACAACAATTGCACTGGTCGGATGAACATTATCGCATCTTGGGTTTTTCCCCAAAAGCCTTTGAGCCTACAGTGGAAATCTTCTTAAATTCAGTTCACCCAGACGACCAACAAAGGATCAAAGAGCTGCTAGACGCGGCATCGTTTCATAACCAGCCTTTCAGCACTGACTTCCGAATTATTCTACCCGATAATCAAGAGCGCATCGTCCAGGGAAGTTGTGAGACTATTCAGGAGCCATCAGGTAGGATAATTCGCCTGATCGGTACGATTCAAGACATCAGCAAGCAAAAAAGGATTGAGAAAGCGCTGCTGGAATCTGAAGCACAATTGCTCGAACTTGCCCACAACCTCGATCAGAAAGTGACAGAGAGGACGCTGGAGTTAGAACAAAAAAATGAAGAATTAGCGCGATCGCTATTTTTAATTCAACAAACCCAGCAGCAATTAATTCAATCCGAAAAAATGTCAAGTTTGGGGGAGTTGGTAGGCGGTATCGCTCACGAAATTAATAACCCGATTAACTTCATCTACGGCAATATCATCCATACCAGCAACTATGCCCAAAACCTGATTGACGTTTTAAACCTTTACCAAAAATACTATCCCACACCAGAAAAAGCAATTCAAGCTGTAAGCGACACAGTTGAGCTGGACTTTATAATCGACGATCTCCCTAAAGTTTTGTCCTCTATGCACAACGGTGCCGAACGTATCCGTCAAATTGTTATTTCTTTACGCAACTTCTCCCGACTCGATGAATCGGAAATGAAGCCAGTAAATATCCATGAAGGAATAGATAGTACCTTGCTGATTTTACAGCGTCGTTTCAAAGGTCGTCCAGGGCATCCAGACATTGAAGTAATTAAAGAGTATGGGAAATTGCCCCTAGTTGAATGTTATCCCGGAGAACTGAATCAGGTATTTTTAAACATACTTAATAATGCCATTGATGCCTTAGAGCAAAGAATGAAAGACGAAGGGAAAATGTTTATTAATGAAAATTACACTAATTCAGTTTTTACGCTTGAAGCTTATGTTTTGAGCATTAGTACCCAACTTTTAGATAATAATCGGGTGCAAATTCAAATATCAGATAATGGAATAGGTATAAAAGAAACGGCAATAAACAAAATATTCGACCCATTTTTTACAACAAAAGAAGTTGGTAAAGGCACAGGATTAGGTTTGTCTATTTGCTATCAAATAATTGTAGAAAAGCACAAAGGACAACTGAAATGTTTATCTGGGTCTGGTTGGACAACATTTGAGATAAACATTCCTCTGCGGCAGTGTGGTCAACTTTGA
- a CDS encoding DUF1361 domain-containing protein, whose amino-acid sequence MKFELINWMVNIARVLRLNSRWMTWNLFLAFIPLALSVWLFRSNQKRSLIWWAGLCVFVAFLPNAPYLLTDIIHLIQDIRAINSVWMITLILIPQYLLVILAGFEAYVLSIINLGYYLQRQGLGKYILAVELTLHGLSAVGIFLGRFLRFNSWDLITQPDALLTSVVDDLVGKWPLLVMFITFGVVTLLYWLMKQVSLGIIWRSRSPRESKVSSYQ is encoded by the coding sequence ATGAAATTTGAACTAATTAACTGGATGGTCAATATAGCGCGTGTTTTGCGTCTCAATAGCCGCTGGATGACTTGGAATCTATTTTTGGCATTTATTCCTTTGGCTTTGAGTGTTTGGCTATTTCGCAGCAACCAAAAGCGATCTCTTATCTGGTGGGCGGGATTGTGCGTTTTTGTGGCTTTTTTGCCCAATGCTCCCTATCTATTGACGGATATTATTCACCTAATTCAGGATATTCGCGCTATCAACTCGGTGTGGATGATTACTCTGATTCTGATTCCCCAGTATTTGCTAGTTATCCTAGCTGGGTTTGAAGCTTACGTTTTATCGATAATTAACCTGGGTTACTACTTACAACGGCAAGGTTTAGGTAAATATATTCTTGCAGTTGAATTGACGTTGCACGGTCTAAGCGCCGTGGGCATCTTTTTAGGAAGATTCCTCCGCTTCAACAGTTGGGACTTGATTACCCAACCAGATGCCTTATTGACAAGCGTAGTCGATGATTTAGTAGGCAAATGGCCGTTGCTGGTTATGTTTATCACCTTTGGGGTGGTGACTTTGTTGTACTGGCTGATGAAGCAAGTGAGTTTGGGGATAATTTGGCGATCGCGATCGCCAAGGGAGTCGAAAGTTAGCAGTTATCAGTAA